A DNA window from Mastomys coucha isolate ucsf_1 unplaced genomic scaffold, UCSF_Mcou_1 pScaffold21, whole genome shotgun sequence contains the following coding sequences:
- the Tpd52l3 gene encoding tumor protein D55, with translation MDPSHLESYPTGQKSEPAGLDVSSTSPNCVSPNQGSNSVYQELDLDSLNEDLSLSVPDAITETSASTNESHLASEPDLTEAEQMELKSELTKLEEEILNLRDQLAAKEKRCGELKRKLGYMALVGLRQNLSKSWHDVQASNTYMKQKTSTALASVGSAISRKLGDMKKSSTFRSLEGLVGTVKSRVAGGRELGGDDILPSPANVSDPHSVLGSGYETVAGLDEQLFSVLKPE, from the coding sequence ATGGACCCATCTCACCTCGAGTCCTATCCCACTGGCCAGAAGTCTGAGCCTGCAGGCCTAGACGTCAGCTCCACCAGCCCCAACTGTGTCTCCCCAAACCAAGGATCCAACTCTGTCTACCAAGAACTGGACCTGGACTCCCTGAATGAAGATCTTTCCTTGTCTGTCCCAGATGCCATAACAGAGACTTCGGCGTCCACAAATGAATCCCACCTAGCTTCAGAACCAGATCTGACGGAGGCTGAACAAATGGAGCTCAAATCTGAGCTTACAAAATTAGAGGAAGAGATCTTAAACTTACGTGACCAGCTCGCAGCCAAAGAGAAGCGATGTGGCGAACTCAAGAGGAAGTTAGGCTACATGGCCTTGGTGGGACTGAGGCAGAATCTGTCCAAGAGCTGGCATGATGTTCAGGCCTCCAACACCTACATGAAGCAGAAGACTTCAACTGCCCTGGCCTCGGTGGGTTCTGCCATCAGCAGGAAGCTTGGAGACATGAAGAAGTCATCCACATTCAGATCTCTTGAAGGGTTGGTGGGAACAGTCAAGTCAAGAGTTGCAGGTGGCAGAGAGCTCGGCGGTGATGACATTCTTCCTTCACCAGCAAATGTCAGTGATCCACACTCGGTTCTGGGGAGTGGATATGAAACTGTTGCAGGGCTTGATGAGCAACTGTTTTCTGTCCTGAAGCCAGAGTAA